The following proteins come from a genomic window of Enterobacter chengduensis:
- a CDS encoding YtcA family lipoprotein, producing the protein MYKHPGKPSSFHLLTVLFIAVSSLTGCSPAPSVVLFGASFPDWLLCTGIGVTGMTLLHILSSNLHKTGWLSPAVVVYPCVTALISMLTWLIFFPS; encoded by the coding sequence ATGTACAAACATCCAGGTAAGCCATCATCATTCCATCTTCTGACGGTGCTGTTTATTGCCGTGAGCTCCCTGACTGGGTGTTCTCCCGCACCTTCTGTTGTCTTGTTCGGCGCATCCTTCCCTGACTGGCTTCTGTGTACGGGCATCGGTGTCACAGGAATGACGCTCTTACACATACTTTCCAGTAACTTGCACAAAACGGGCTGGTTATCCCCGGCAGTCGTTGTGTATCCCTGCGTTACAGCATTGATTTCTATGCTGACATGGCTGATTTTCTTCCCGTCTTAA
- the mdtN gene encoding multidrug transporter subunit MdtN gives MTVKRKIYALSLFLVTLMVLVLVLFRIDAAPRTDDAYVYADTINVVPEVSGRIIELPVKDNQLVKKGELLYRIDPRPFQNSLDASQARLITLNEQIKLSERSVSAQQYNADAVAAQVESARSQYQQAQDTYNRKLALMGKNYVSKEELDQARTARNSAEANYNSTRLQARQASAAVSGVDALVAQRDEVRAQIAEAKLNLEYSEVRAPFDGRVTALKTTAGQYASPAQPVMTLIDTGQWYVIANFRETDLKGITEGTTATVFIMADTGKAFSGTVDSMSYGVAPGDSATVGGLQLVEKTINWVHVSQRFPVKIKMSETDKGLFRIGASAVVTLHRGNKF, from the coding sequence ATGACTGTAAAAAGAAAAATTTATGCGCTCAGTTTATTTCTGGTGACGCTGATGGTTTTGGTGCTTGTCTTGTTCAGAATTGATGCCGCACCGCGTACTGATGATGCTTATGTCTATGCTGACACCATCAACGTCGTTCCTGAGGTGAGTGGCAGAATTATTGAATTGCCAGTCAAAGATAACCAGCTCGTGAAAAAAGGGGAGCTGCTTTACCGCATTGATCCGCGTCCATTCCAGAATTCACTGGATGCCAGTCAGGCCCGTCTGATCACCCTGAATGAGCAGATCAAGTTATCAGAACGCTCCGTCAGTGCGCAGCAGTACAACGCCGATGCCGTCGCTGCCCAGGTAGAGAGTGCCCGTAGCCAGTATCAGCAGGCGCAGGATACATATAACCGTAAGCTGGCGCTGATGGGTAAAAACTATGTGTCTAAAGAAGAGCTGGATCAGGCCAGAACAGCGAGAAACAGTGCTGAAGCTAATTATAACTCGACCAGACTTCAGGCCCGACAGGCCAGTGCCGCTGTCAGCGGTGTGGATGCGCTTGTGGCGCAGCGGGATGAAGTAAGGGCACAAATTGCCGAAGCTAAGCTGAATCTTGAATACAGTGAAGTTCGTGCCCCATTCGATGGACGAGTCACGGCACTGAAGACCACTGCGGGTCAATATGCATCCCCGGCACAACCTGTCATGACGCTCATTGATACAGGGCAGTGGTATGTCATCGCCAACTTCCGGGAAACCGATCTGAAAGGTATTACTGAAGGAACAACGGCAACGGTATTTATCATGGCGGATACCGGCAAAGCTTTTTCTGGCACCGTAGACTCAATGAGCTATGGCGTTGCACCGGGTGACAGTGCCACCGTCGGAGGACTGCAGTTAGTCGAAAAGACCATTAACTGGGTTCATGTTTCCCAGCGTTTCCCGGTAAAAATAAAAATGTCTGAAACCGATAAAGGACTCTTCCGTATTGGTGCTTCAGCTGTTGTAACGTTGCACCGCGGCAACAAGTTTTAA
- a CDS encoding FUSC family protein — translation MGTTSPAMSDLWISMRPYPGRLNHVLRAMVACTIVVIMSQSLQVPLLALSLITVFFVTQTNIVVTRLTGILFIVGSTFSIVLSLIVLKVTWNTPFLRILISFTLFFVSTFLMRTTKIGVVFFVVAIVAIYTQSLVDISPDADTLVRGILWVWVAVNYPIAVTLIVNSLLMPMEPEIQLKRTIGKQLSDMASLLSADAALLRRQNTLSQAGRDIQTLYRLLRYKTMRDKHAAQKGGHYLTAIAIVSELRTASCHLPASFEGEDVLKDAETLRNAIKQLELMLINGEPDWQTKPPVLHSAEPAFIAIADIISSYNKQVAAVENKANTQVLSPGTHAGVLVKDAFSNENYVFFSLKTLLSAAVCYLFYTATDWSGIHTIMLSCLIVAQPGLGNTHRKIILRLVGAAVGSVFALVAIVYLTPRIDTLFGLLCIVLPVIALSSWISAGPENISYAGVQIMFTFALATLETFGPVTGLTEVRDRIVGIILGIIVAGLIHTLIRPEREGGVMLQNLGALFDEARNWLHSATRHNETRQKVATGLVECEDIAARVAIEPTWFSAEGSHDQLHQHSLSILNAIKNVLFYIDRVSFEKEHLKNQEPANEFILGIQGNMDKISSVLNGRTVSDSDVYYPVPDSVLPDSFRDAAKGLEESQRHFFNLTSTL, via the coding sequence ATGGGTACCACGTCTCCTGCTATGAGTGATTTGTGGATTTCTATGCGTCCATATCCCGGGCGTCTGAACCATGTCTTACGTGCTATGGTGGCTTGTACGATTGTGGTGATCATGTCGCAAAGCCTGCAGGTACCGCTGCTGGCTTTGTCATTAATTACCGTTTTTTTTGTCACCCAGACGAACATTGTTGTGACCAGACTGACGGGGATATTGTTTATCGTCGGGTCCACTTTCTCTATTGTTCTGTCATTAATTGTTCTGAAAGTGACATGGAATACCCCATTTTTGCGGATCCTAATCTCCTTCACGCTTTTTTTTGTCAGTACGTTTTTGATGCGGACGACAAAAATCGGCGTGGTATTTTTTGTGGTTGCTATTGTCGCAATATACACGCAAAGCCTTGTGGATATTTCACCTGATGCAGATACTCTGGTCAGAGGGATCCTTTGGGTATGGGTGGCCGTTAACTACCCTATTGCCGTGACATTAATTGTCAATTCTCTCCTGATGCCAATGGAGCCGGAGATTCAGCTAAAACGGACCATTGGAAAGCAACTCTCGGATATGGCTTCTCTGCTTTCAGCTGATGCCGCGTTACTGCGAAGACAAAACACCTTAAGCCAGGCAGGACGCGATATTCAGACGCTGTACCGGCTTTTGCGTTACAAAACGATGCGGGACAAACATGCTGCACAAAAAGGGGGGCATTATCTTACTGCGATCGCAATTGTTTCTGAACTGCGTACAGCATCTTGCCATCTTCCCGCTAGCTTTGAAGGGGAGGATGTATTAAAGGATGCAGAAACACTCCGTAATGCAATAAAGCAGTTAGAATTAATGCTAATTAATGGGGAGCCTGACTGGCAAACGAAACCTCCGGTATTGCATTCCGCAGAACCAGCCTTTATCGCGATAGCGGACATTATCAGCTCTTATAACAAACAAGTGGCGGCAGTGGAAAATAAGGCAAATACCCAGGTACTATCGCCAGGTACACACGCGGGTGTTCTGGTAAAGGATGCCTTCAGCAACGAAAATTATGTATTTTTTTCACTTAAAACACTGCTGAGTGCGGCAGTTTGTTATTTGTTCTATACCGCAACGGACTGGTCAGGTATTCATACCATTATGCTCAGTTGTCTCATTGTTGCGCAGCCGGGTCTGGGGAATACGCATCGGAAAATCATCCTTCGTCTGGTCGGTGCTGCAGTTGGCAGTGTGTTTGCGCTGGTGGCTATTGTCTATCTTACTCCACGGATCGATACGCTGTTTGGCCTGCTCTGTATTGTGCTTCCAGTCATCGCATTGTCTTCGTGGATCTCTGCTGGCCCGGAGAATATAAGTTATGCAGGGGTGCAAATCATGTTCACCTTCGCTCTTGCGACGCTTGAGACGTTTGGTCCGGTCACAGGGTTGACAGAAGTAAGGGACAGGATCGTCGGTATTATCCTAGGGATTATCGTTGCAGGTCTTATCCATACCCTGATAAGACCGGAACGAGAGGGCGGTGTAATGTTGCAGAATCTTGGTGCATTATTTGATGAAGCCCGGAACTGGCTTCACAGTGCAACTCGCCATAATGAAACACGTCAGAAGGTCGCGACCGGTCTCGTGGAATGTGAAGATATCGCGGCCAGAGTTGCCATTGAACCCACCTGGTTTAGCGCTGAAGGATCGCATGATCAGTTGCATCAACACTCTCTGTCGATTTTGAACGCCATAAAAAATGTGCTTTTTTATATCGATCGCGTTTCGTTTGAAAAAGAACATCTGAAAAACCAGGAACCCGCCAATGAATTTATTTTGGGGATTCAGGGTAATATGGACAAGATTTCCAGTGTGTTAAATGGCAGGACTGTAAGCGATAGCGATGTTTATTATCCTGTTCCCGATAGCGTATTGCCGGACTCGTTCAGGGATGCCGCTAAGGGGTTAGAGGAGAGCCAGCGACACTTCTTTAACCTCACCTCAACGTTATAA
- a CDS encoding AMP-binding protein has translation MNQNQTKEHHTLTEMFESSCITYECYPAIICNDAIVSYAKMGELSRNIAAWLQNEAFFTRGDCIAIMLPNSLQYAISVMGVLRSGMVVVNINPNSTRYEIEKYMMDCRPKAIITLPELKEKCPEGDDLYIIEAGMDDFPDTPDECLSDSYEKGNITTLEKIIFLGQCFSFTAPEVKQNTLAFLQYTGGTSGIPKAAMLTHGNIAANLNQLHRVCGEYLTKGKERIVTALPLYHIFSLTVNFLYFFSIGAVNIFISDARKIDDVISAMMKYKFTAITGVNTLYNALLNHPKFAELDFSAVNFCVSGGTELVRPVAEKWFGITGKPILAGYGMTECSPLVSVQSFATTQCLSNVGCAVPETQIKLVDADGNTVSPGEKGEVAVKGPQVMSGYWKRDEETHEALRDGWYFTGDLAVQDQQGVITIQGRKKDIIIVSGFNVYPAEIEAVVLQHPLVKEAVAIGVQDDVTGEAIKLFIVPSDITPMESDIREYCRKFVTSYKVPKHIEYIDALPKSGVGKVLRYKLKGISE, from the coding sequence GTGAATCAGAACCAGACTAAAGAACATCATACTTTGACCGAAATGTTTGAATCATCTTGCATAACTTATGAGTGCTATCCTGCCATTATATGCAACGATGCGATAGTCAGTTATGCAAAAATGGGCGAGCTCAGCAGAAATATTGCTGCATGGTTACAAAATGAAGCTTTTTTTACGCGTGGTGATTGTATCGCTATCATGCTTCCAAATTCATTACAGTATGCAATTTCAGTCATGGGGGTGTTACGGTCAGGGATGGTCGTTGTTAACATAAACCCAAATTCGACACGCTATGAAATTGAAAAATATATGATGGACTGTCGTCCTAAGGCCATCATTACGTTACCAGAACTGAAAGAAAAATGTCCGGAAGGTGATGATCTTTATATTATTGAAGCTGGTATGGATGATTTTCCGGACACGCCTGATGAATGTCTATCTGACTCATATGAAAAGGGAAATATCACCACTCTCGAAAAAATCATATTTTTGGGACAGTGTTTTTCATTTACCGCTCCCGAGGTAAAACAGAATACCCTGGCCTTTCTTCAGTATACCGGTGGCACGAGTGGAATTCCAAAGGCGGCAATGTTGACTCATGGCAATATCGCGGCAAACCTCAATCAATTACATCGTGTTTGCGGTGAATATCTGACAAAGGGTAAAGAGCGAATTGTAACTGCATTGCCCTTATATCATATCTTTTCACTAACGGTGAATTTTCTTTATTTCTTTTCGATTGGTGCAGTGAATATTTTTATCAGCGATGCCAGGAAAATTGATGACGTCATCAGTGCTATGATGAAGTATAAATTTACGGCCATTACAGGGGTTAACACGCTTTATAACGCATTGTTGAACCACCCTAAATTTGCAGAACTGGATTTCTCAGCAGTTAATTTTTGCGTTAGCGGTGGTACGGAGCTGGTTCGCCCTGTGGCTGAGAAATGGTTCGGCATTACAGGAAAACCGATTCTTGCTGGTTATGGCATGACGGAGTGTTCTCCTCTGGTTTCCGTTCAGTCTTTTGCAACCACGCAATGCCTGAGCAACGTGGGTTGTGCCGTCCCAGAGACGCAGATAAAACTGGTTGATGCCGATGGGAATACTGTTTCACCCGGTGAAAAAGGTGAAGTCGCAGTCAAAGGGCCTCAGGTTATGTCCGGGTACTGGAAAAGAGATGAAGAAACTCATGAAGCCTTAAGGGATGGATGGTATTTCACAGGCGATCTCGCCGTGCAGGATCAGCAAGGCGTCATTACTATTCAGGGCAGAAAGAAAGATATCATTATAGTTTCCGGGTTTAATGTTTACCCTGCTGAAATTGAAGCTGTGGTTCTGCAACACCCATTAGTCAAAGAGGCGGTGGCAATAGGCGTGCAGGATGATGTTACTGGCGAGGCGATAAAACTATTTATCGTACCATCAGATATAACGCCAATGGAAAGTGATATTCGGGAATATTGCCGGAAATTCGTGACATCATATAAAGTACCTAAACATATTGAATATATTGATGCATTACCTAAATCTGGTGTGGGTAAGGTTCTCAGATATAAACTTAAAGGTATTTCTGAATGA
- a CDS encoding MarR family winged helix-turn-helix transcriptional regulator: MSEKPLSHDLIRVIEKLNVLYHEMRNEVNKTLLPMALSLSKLRVLKVIQDTPQCYASSIMDCLNFTSRSVTEALDFLLLAGFITREKESGNRKVKIVRLTTAGEIILAKAMSERDRKLNELLSCMNNSDLEMFQDVINRMFISYKSMKGL; the protein is encoded by the coding sequence ATGAGCGAAAAGCCGCTATCGCACGATCTTATTCGTGTGATTGAAAAACTTAATGTCCTTTATCACGAGATGAGGAATGAAGTTAATAAAACTTTATTGCCAATGGCGTTAAGCTTATCAAAATTACGTGTGTTGAAGGTTATACAAGATACGCCACAATGCTATGCTTCAAGCATTATGGATTGTCTGAACTTCACCTCCCGAAGTGTCACGGAAGCTCTGGATTTTCTCTTATTAGCCGGATTCATTACACGTGAAAAAGAATCTGGTAATCGTAAAGTGAAAATTGTCCGGCTCACCACGGCGGGAGAAATTATCCTTGCCAAAGCTATGAGCGAGCGGGACAGGAAACTGAATGAATTACTGTCTTGCATGAATAATAGTGATTTGGAAATGTTCCAGGACGTTATTAACAGAATGTTTATTTCGTACAAGAGCATGAAAGGCTTGTAA
- a CDS encoding TA system toxin CbtA family protein, which translates to MKTLPAINPQAATLCLSPVAVWQKLLARLLEQHYGLTLNDTPFSDETVILEHIDAGISLADAVNFLVEKYGLVRIDRRRFDWQEQSPYLRAVDILRARQATGLLKRIVLARHGEHWE; encoded by the coding sequence ATGAAAACTCTACCTGCAATAAATCCGCAGGCGGCGACGCTATGTCTGTCGCCCGTGGCAGTCTGGCAAAAGCTGCTTGCACGCCTGCTGGAACAACATTATGGACTGACACTCAACGACACACCATTCAGTGATGAAACGGTAATTCTGGAACATATCGATGCCGGTATATCTTTGGCCGATGCCGTTAATTTTCTGGTGGAAAAGTACGGGCTGGTTCGTATTGATCGCAGGAGATTCGACTGGCAAGAACAGTCCCCATATCTGCGGGCAGTCGATATTCTGCGGGCGCGACAGGCAACTGGTTTATTGAAAAGAATTGTATTAGCGCGGCACGGTGAACATTGGGAATAG
- a CDS encoding restriction endonuclease, giving the protein MGNRMWMIRGDGGKLYDDFRDKQIVGIGWSQLAPLVKPGLSRAQLLALYQEADPLTKLGTARSGASQVWRFVNEIQKGDWVITYSPANRTYLLGKVTSEFQYHPEWVEEGMGIARQVKWNTQEIDRDRLSVATKNTLGSTLTVFQLPEYALEELLQDKKPTVDAITHNPTATDEDEVVSDPLRDVESLAREGIKDRVNGLDPKEMEYLVAGVLRSMGYKTQVSPVGPDRGKDIIASPDGFGFENPRIVVEVKHRREQMGSQQIRSFIGGRHKDDRGLYVSTGGFTKDARYEADRSTIPLTLWTLDDLVRALIENYEQVDIETKLLVPLKKTFLPA; this is encoded by the coding sequence ATGGGCAACAGAATGTGGATGATCCGCGGTGACGGCGGCAAGCTCTATGACGATTTTCGCGATAAGCAAATTGTAGGCATCGGTTGGTCTCAGCTGGCTCCATTAGTCAAACCCGGCCTGTCCCGAGCCCAGTTGCTCGCCTTATACCAGGAGGCAGATCCCTTAACAAAGTTGGGAACTGCGCGTTCTGGTGCATCGCAGGTCTGGCGTTTTGTGAATGAGATCCAAAAGGGTGATTGGGTTATTACCTATTCGCCAGCCAACCGTACTTATTTGCTAGGCAAAGTCACTTCAGAATTCCAATATCATCCTGAATGGGTGGAAGAGGGGATGGGGATCGCTCGGCAGGTTAAATGGAATACTCAAGAAATCGACCGCGATAGACTGTCAGTTGCTACCAAAAATACATTGGGTTCTACGCTGACGGTTTTCCAGCTTCCAGAATATGCTCTAGAAGAGCTTTTGCAGGATAAGAAACCCACTGTAGACGCTATTACTCATAATCCAACAGCGACAGATGAAGATGAGGTCGTTTCTGATCCGCTTCGCGATGTGGAGTCGTTGGCGCGTGAAGGTATTAAAGATCGAGTTAATGGACTCGATCCGAAGGAGATGGAGTATCTGGTTGCAGGAGTTTTACGCAGCATGGGATATAAAACACAGGTGTCTCCTGTGGGTCCAGATCGTGGGAAGGATATCATCGCATCGCCTGATGGATTTGGATTTGAGAATCCACGTATCGTCGTTGAGGTAAAACATCGCAGGGAGCAAATGGGGAGTCAGCAGATTCGCAGCTTTATCGGCGGTCGCCATAAAGACGATCGCGGGCTTTATGTCAGTACGGGGGGCTTTACGAAAGATGCTCGCTATGAAGCCGACCGTTCGACGATACCTCTGACGCTCTGGACGCTTGATGATCTCGTCCGTGCGCTTATTGAGAACTATGAGCAAGTCGATATCGAGACCAAACTTTTGGTGCCTCTGAAGAAAACTTTCCTTCCTGCCTGA
- a CDS encoding site-specific DNA-methyltransferase, which translates to MNDINKDNMLLKKIISNSKGDKAYWSFKGRAKRQYCHALIQYPAMMVPAMQGELIDAVLEVDSSITSIIDPFVGSGTTLGEAMCRGLDFVGMDINLLSILACEVKSGPLYIKAFEEKCVLLLEKIQVDVKEDISVNITNIDKWFTKEVQINLSKIFRAIQSEDSKWARKIFWLCMSNTVRAVCNSRSSTFKLHIKSVDQIENTPNTFEVFSKNIHKTLVALREQKDILKEMGSLNKTHSKSRIKIIHADTSQKLDKKIQCDLLVSSPPYGDNSTTVTYGQFSFLSLKWIDEKDIDNLKIKGLLENQNKIDSSSLGGSLKGASEKLELLKNKSPTLIDTVKNISVVNIENVKKLVTFIYDLDLALDNSLFYLRKNAYMIWTLGNRRISNIEVPLDKIMREILEHKGCVFVHQIEREILSKRMAMKNSFANTMDKELILMMRK; encoded by the coding sequence ATGAACGACATAAATAAAGACAATATGCTATTGAAAAAAATCATCTCAAATTCCAAAGGTGATAAAGCTTATTGGTCATTTAAGGGGAGAGCAAAAAGACAATATTGCCACGCTTTGATTCAATATCCAGCAATGATGGTTCCTGCAATGCAAGGAGAACTTATCGATGCTGTTTTAGAAGTTGATTCAAGCATAACAAGCATAATCGATCCCTTTGTCGGCTCTGGAACTACTCTTGGCGAAGCGATGTGCCGAGGGCTAGATTTTGTCGGGATGGATATTAATCTTCTTTCAATTTTAGCATGTGAGGTAAAAAGTGGCCCTTTATATATTAAGGCATTTGAAGAAAAATGCGTTCTTTTATTAGAGAAGATCCAGGTTGATGTCAAGGAAGATATTTCAGTTAATATAACAAATATTGATAAATGGTTTACTAAAGAAGTTCAAATAAATTTAAGTAAAATATTTAGAGCCATTCAGAGTGAAGACTCTAAATGGGCTAGAAAAATATTTTGGTTATGTATGAGCAATACTGTGCGGGCAGTATGTAATTCAAGAAGTTCAACTTTTAAATTACATATTAAATCAGTTGATCAAATTGAAAATACACCTAATACATTTGAGGTTTTTTCAAAAAACATTCATAAAACGTTGGTGGCTTTACGAGAGCAGAAAGATATACTAAAAGAAATGGGAAGTTTGAATAAGACACATTCTAAAAGTCGGATTAAAATCATTCACGCGGATACTTCTCAAAAATTAGATAAAAAGATCCAGTGCGATCTTCTTGTAAGCTCTCCGCCCTATGGAGATAACAGCACTACTGTCACATATGGCCAATTTTCTTTTTTATCTTTAAAATGGATTGACGAAAAAGATATAGATAACTTAAAAATAAAAGGATTACTTGAAAATCAAAATAAAATTGATTCAAGCAGCCTTGGAGGCTCTCTAAAAGGTGCCAGTGAAAAACTAGAGCTTTTAAAAAATAAATCACCAACTCTAATTGATACTGTAAAAAATATCTCAGTTGTTAATATTGAGAATGTAAAAAAATTAGTGACATTTATTTATGATCTCGATCTTGCTTTGGATAATTCCTTATTCTACTTAAGAAAAAATGCTTATATGATATGGACCTTAGGAAATAGAAGGATTTCTAACATTGAAGTACCGTTAGATAAAATAATGAGAGAGATTTTAGAACACAAGGGATGTGTTTTTGTTCATCAAATTGAAAGAGAAATATTATCCAAAAGAATGGCAATGAAAAACAGTTTTGCTAATACAATGGATAAAGAATTGATTCTTATGATGCGTAAATAG
- a CDS encoding phosphorothioated DNA-binding restriction endonuclease: MASSKTLEQAIADITIWRKGEQRAPHKPLLLLYVLANYQQGHARLFDYGTEVHEQLLSLLERFGPQRKAHYPNMPFWRLKRDGFWDLQNTEFCSTTGSKQPPVKELVEQNVAGGFDEEHFALLSKNKNRIGSLAQQILEAHFPESIQEEIADEIGFDIQQIRKVRDPLFRQQVLRAYNYECAVCGFNMRHDNASVGLEAAHIKWKQFGGPCEIPNGLALCAIHHKAFDKGSIGLDESMRVLVSEAVNGGGIVGQLFWDFVGKQIALPMVKGNYPREGFVEWHRREVFRK, from the coding sequence ATGGCTTCCAGCAAAACTCTCGAACAGGCAATTGCCGACATCACCATCTGGCGCAAAGGCGAACAGCGTGCGCCGCATAAGCCTTTATTGCTTCTGTACGTGCTGGCGAACTATCAGCAGGGGCATGCGCGACTGTTTGATTACGGAACCGAGGTTCACGAGCAGCTGCTTAGCCTGTTAGAACGCTTTGGCCCACAGCGAAAGGCGCATTACCCAAATATGCCCTTCTGGCGGCTCAAGAGGGACGGGTTTTGGGATCTTCAGAATACTGAGTTCTGTTCGACCACTGGTAGTAAGCAGCCGCCCGTTAAAGAACTTGTGGAACAAAACGTTGCAGGCGGGTTTGATGAAGAACACTTTGCGCTGCTGAGTAAGAACAAAAACCGGATCGGCTCGCTGGCGCAGCAGATCCTTGAAGCGCATTTTCCTGAAAGCATTCAGGAAGAGATCGCGGATGAGATAGGCTTTGATATTCAGCAGATCCGTAAGGTTCGCGATCCGCTGTTCCGCCAGCAAGTGTTGCGTGCTTATAACTATGAGTGCGCAGTCTGCGGATTCAACATGCGGCATGATAACGCCTCCGTTGGACTTGAAGCCGCGCATATTAAATGGAAGCAGTTTGGCGGACCGTGTGAGATCCCGAACGGATTGGCACTGTGTGCGATTCATCATAAGGCGTTTGATAAGGGGTCAATTGGGCTGGATGAGAGTATGCGGGTGCTGGTATCTGAGGCAGTGAATGGGGGCGGGATTGTTGGGCAGCTGTTCTGGGATTTTGTCGGGAAGCAGATTGCGTTACCGATGGTCAAAGGGAATTATCCAAGGGAAGGGTTTGTGGAATGGCATCGGAGGGAAGTGTTTAGGAAATAA
- a CDS encoding SymE family type I addiction module toxin — protein MAATNFKPEFTVCKTESDAFTGIIENRELVRKNSARRLHGNPPNAAPVHPRAETPQDSAACCELYARIDMKYLLLGGDWLKRAGFINGMPVKIRAMKDCIVITPQHTRELWGCLEGMSVVNINKQKVAQWLKTFPGALNDTGDIPVVKRNIGQAK, from the coding sequence ATGGCTGCGACGAATTTTAAGCCAGAGTTTACCGTTTGCAAAACAGAATCAGACGCTTTCACCGGCATAATTGAAAACCGCGAGCTGGTACGCAAAAACAGCGCCCGCCGTCTGCACGGCAACCCGCCCAACGCGGCGCCCGTCCACCCTCGCGCGGAGACGCCGCAGGACAGTGCCGCCTGCTGCGAACTCTATGCTCGCATAGACATGAAATACCTTCTTCTGGGTGGCGACTGGTTAAAACGCGCGGGTTTCATCAACGGTATGCCGGTAAAAATCCGCGCAATGAAAGACTGCATTGTCATTACGCCTCAGCATACAAGAGAATTATGGGGATGCCTGGAAGGTATGAGTGTGGTGAATATAAATAAGCAAAAAGTCGCGCAGTGGTTGAAGACGTTTCCGGGAGCGCTGAATGATACTGGAGATATCCCGGTAGTTAAGCGCAATATAGGACAGGCAAAATAA
- a CDS encoding STM2901 family protein codes for MDTTEELNETYFYAGRTNLTAAGLFFMIYCESIADHFGIDDVAGIAALYSGANNQTTRKKPAGATEGTSRASKAMRNYFKQAKFPYGIKLPTWVGGYTPWTVKCRMVSKVSAFVGRTIPLIGIVILVADVSLITYAAIRDYNRIARGSDKLW; via the coding sequence ATGGACACAACAGAAGAACTAAATGAAACGTATTTTTATGCTGGCAGAACCAATCTTACCGCGGCAGGACTTTTTTTTATGATCTACTGTGAATCAATTGCCGATCATTTTGGTATTGACGATGTGGCAGGAATTGCTGCGTTATACAGTGGTGCTAATAATCAAACGACTAGAAAGAAACCCGCGGGAGCTACGGAAGGAACGTCCCGAGCCTCGAAAGCCATGAGGAACTATTTCAAACAGGCGAAATTTCCTTATGGCATTAAGCTGCCTACCTGGGTTGGTGGGTACACTCCGTGGACAGTAAAGTGTCGAATGGTATCGAAAGTGAGTGCGTTTGTTGGCAGGACAATACCGTTAATAGGCATAGTGATATTAGTCGCTGATGTATCACTAATCACCTATGCTGCAATACGTGATTATAATCGAATTGCGCGGGGCAGCGACAAACTATGGTAG
- a CDS encoding DUF1493 family protein gives MVENIEQRIYALVRRYNGVYLMNNEEKQKLLNAKTDLDTDMQLDVTEAEDLMDEFFKEFNVDRGNFNINTYYPDEPFSWNPFKKFPVAMVPDFTIGMLIESAKAGEWLYD, from the coding sequence ATGGTAGAGAATATTGAGCAGCGCATCTACGCCTTAGTCAGACGCTATAACGGCGTTTATCTAATGAATAACGAAGAGAAGCAAAAATTACTGAATGCAAAAACTGATTTGGATACTGACATGCAGCTTGATGTCACTGAAGCAGAAGATTTGATGGACGAGTTTTTTAAAGAATTTAATGTTGATAGAGGGAATTTTAACATAAACACCTACTATCCTGATGAGCCTTTTTCATGGAATCCATTCAAAAAATTCCCAGTGGCGATGGTTCCAGATTTCACTATTGGAATGCTTATCGAATCCGCAAAAGCGGGCGAATGGTTATACGACTAA